A single window of BD1-7 clade bacterium DNA harbors:
- the lptG gene encoding Lipopolysaccharide export system permease protein LptG → MKIISRYVSRSVAAATFVVLVAVVGLDFVFRLVGDLDNMKGSYTFGKVFVYTLMETPLQLYSLMPLAAMIGCLVGLGSLAGSSELIVIRATGVSTLRLTWLALKPALVFLLMTMAIGEYVAPAAEEYGNSVRATARAGQKQIDLRSVFWVRDGNSFIFVRLVRPDGEMHGVNIFEFDDDQSLTMIRRANKATYEDGQWLLKNVRITDLKNVDGLPVEIGSHQQKQMMWKSDLQPALLSIAAAKPTDLQMQQLWTYISYLDDQSLNSVVYQLAFWEKVFYPLVMVSLVLIGIAFVFGPLRQVTMGYRIFWGVLVGVLVKTLQNALGPVSIVFGFSPVMAMAVPAFVCMGIGFILLRRVR, encoded by the coding sequence ATGAAGATTATCAGCCGTTACGTCAGTCGGTCGGTAGCTGCGGCAACATTCGTTGTTCTTGTTGCGGTGGTTGGGTTGGATTTCGTGTTCCGTTTGGTTGGCGATTTAGACAATATGAAGGGTTCATATACCTTTGGTAAAGTCTTTGTTTACACCCTAATGGAAACGCCCTTGCAGCTATACAGCTTGATGCCATTAGCGGCTATGATCGGGTGTTTAGTCGGTTTGGGATCGTTGGCTGGGTCGAGCGAGCTGATTGTTATACGCGCAACGGGGGTATCCACGTTACGCCTAACCTGGCTAGCTTTGAAACCAGCGCTTGTGTTTCTATTGATGACGATGGCGATCGGTGAGTATGTCGCACCCGCGGCCGAAGAGTACGGTAACTCTGTACGTGCTACGGCCCGGGCGGGGCAAAAACAAATCGATCTGCGTTCAGTGTTTTGGGTGCGAGACGGCAATAGCTTTATTTTTGTCAGGCTTGTTCGTCCGGATGGCGAAATGCATGGTGTGAATATTTTTGAGTTTGATGATGATCAATCGCTAACCATGATACGGAGAGCCAATAAGGCTACTTATGAAGATGGGCAATGGTTGCTGAAAAACGTTCGTATCACTGATCTTAAAAACGTTGACGGATTGCCCGTCGAAATCGGTAGCCATCAACAAAAGCAAATGATGTGGAAGAGCGATTTGCAGCCCGCATTGTTAAGTATTGCCGCAGCCAAGCCAACCGACCTACAAATGCAGCAACTCTGGACGTATATCAGTTATCTTGACGACCAAAGTCTCAACAGCGTTGTTTACCAGCTAGCCTTTTGGGAAAAGGTGTTTTACCCGTTGGTCATGGTGAGCTTGGTGTTAATTGGTATTGCATTTGTCTTTGGGCCTCTGCGCCAGGTAACAATGGGGTATCGTATATTCTGGGGTGTACTGGTGGGTGTTTTGGTTAAAACACTCCAGAATGCATTGGGCCCAGTAAGCATCGTATTTGGTTTTTCACCGGTGATGGCGATGGCCGTCCCTGCGTTTGTGTGTATGGGAATCGGTTTTATCCTGCTGCGCCGGGTGCGTTAG
- the lptF gene encoding Lipopolysaccharide export system permease protein LptF — protein sequence MRVFRYLFKEVLGSFVGVSTLLIVIFVSSTFVRYLADAASGRLPSDIVFAVLMYRLPGFLELIVPLSLFLGVMLAFGRLYVESEMIVLQACGLSKMRLMMYSQGLAVIVMGLVAVLTLYVSPLGMEKYYDVKAEAETQGSFNTVVAGSFKQFGGSDVVLYAGEVTDNKTLLSDVFVAQSLKSSGPNKISLVKAKEGRIVNKDGHRYLELEDGVQISGDIQTNDLTVTRYDIFGYLVEEQQDEEGPLAISDIDAKSTVDLIGSKKRKEQAALQWRIGLPFMVPIIALIAFAMSETSHRRGRYFKLLPGIILYFVYFVSATGVKTLIEDGKMPADLGLWPVHLLFLLVGFGILFMSEIRHRLFHRGKGA from the coding sequence GTGCGTGTTTTTCGTTATTTATTCAAAGAAGTGTTGGGCAGCTTTGTTGGTGTATCGACACTGCTAATTGTTATTTTTGTTAGCTCAACATTCGTTCGCTATCTGGCCGATGCAGCCAGCGGTCGCCTGCCGTCTGATATTGTCTTCGCTGTACTGATGTATCGCTTGCCAGGATTTTTAGAGCTGATTGTGCCTCTCTCGTTGTTTCTTGGTGTGATGCTCGCCTTTGGGCGCTTGTATGTCGAAAGTGAAATGATTGTTCTGCAGGCTTGCGGCTTGTCGAAGATGCGTTTGATGATGTACAGCCAGGGGTTGGCAGTCATCGTGATGGGGCTTGTTGCTGTATTGACGCTTTATGTATCTCCGCTGGGGATGGAAAAATACTACGACGTTAAAGCCGAGGCAGAGACTCAAGGCAGCTTTAATACTGTTGTCGCAGGTAGCTTTAAGCAGTTTGGTGGCAGCGATGTGGTGCTGTATGCCGGTGAAGTAACCGATAACAAAACGTTGTTGTCAGACGTATTCGTCGCCCAGAGTTTGAAATCATCCGGCCCTAATAAGATTTCATTGGTGAAGGCTAAAGAGGGGCGCATCGTCAATAAAGATGGGCACCGTTATCTTGAGCTTGAAGATGGCGTACAAATCAGTGGTGACATTCAAACTAATGACCTAACCGTTACACGTTACGATATTTTTGGATATTTGGTTGAAGAGCAGCAGGATGAAGAGGGGCCGTTGGCCATATCCGATATTGATGCCAAGAGCACTGTCGACTTAATTGGCAGTAAAAAACGCAAAGAGCAAGCTGCATTGCAATGGCGTATCGGATTGCCCTTTATGGTACCTATAATCGCCCTGATCGCTTTCGCCATGAGTGAAACCAGTCATCGGCGGGGGCGTTATTTCAAGTTGCTCCCCGGGATTATTCTGTATTTTGTTTATTTCGTCAGCGCCACAGGGGTTAAAACACTGATTGAGGATGGAAAAATGCCAGCCGATTTAGGACTCTGGCCGGTGCATTTACTATTTTTGCTCGTCGGTTTTGGCATTTTGTTTATGTCCGAAATACGTCATCGACTGTTTCATCGGGGTAAAGGCGCATGA
- the valS gene encoding Valine--tRNA ligase, protein MDTTYSPGNIESDIYKEWEAKGYFRPSGSGDSFCVMIPPPNVTGSLHMGHAFQHTIQDALTRLARMQGKNALWQVGTDHAGIATQMVVERKLAVENQPTRVEMGRDAFIEKVWDWKEQSGGTITEQMRRLGNSVDWENERFTMDDGFYSAVQEVFVRLYDDKLIYRGKRLVNWDPKFHTAISDLEVENTDEKGFMWEFKYPLADGAKTNDGKDYLVVATTRPETMLGDSGVAVHPDDERYNNLIGKFVELPLVGRRILIVGDTHVDPEFGTGCVKTTPAHDFNDYEIGKRHQLPMFNIFDKDAAVLAEAEAYNSDGSENTELDTQLPEEFAGLDRYKARKAIIAKLDELGLLVSVNDHALKVPRGDRSGLVIEPMLTDQWFVDAKTLAKPAIEAVEGGDIQFVPKQYENMYFSWMRDIQDWCISRQLWWGHRIPAWYDAEGNVYVGASEADVREKHNIASDIELKQDDDVLDTWFSSALWTFGTLGWPEMTERLKTFHPTDVLVTGFDIIFFWVARMIMMTMHFMKDEDGKSQVPFKTVYVTGLIRDEAGQKMSKSKGNVLDPLDMIDGIDLETLLTKRTGNMMQPQLAEKIGKRTKKEFPDGIEEHGTDALRFTLAALASTGRDINWDMKRLEGYRNFCNKIWNATRYVLTNTEDQDCGQTGSAYTLSTTDEWILSRLQQCIQEVTAAFDSYRFDLASQAIFDFVKNEYCDWYIELSKPILFNDEADAEQLIGTRKTLVTVLETILRIAHPIMPFITESIWQRVKPLAGVSGDTIMLQAYPTANDALINSEATATVEWLKGVIVGVRNIRGELNIPPSKALDLYLLDGNDSDKANLQDNTQYLQRLAKLENITWLNTGDEAPMAATQLVGNMKVLVPLAGNIDTDKELARLNKEIEKILKDKSRVEGKLSNQKFVANAPADVVEKEKAKLAGYDEAVENLEQQREKLSALA, encoded by the coding sequence ATGGATACCACTTATAGCCCCGGCAATATCGAATCCGACATCTACAAAGAATGGGAAGCCAAAGGCTATTTCCGTCCATCAGGTAGTGGTGACAGTTTTTGCGTGATGATTCCTCCGCCAAATGTCACCGGTAGCTTGCACATGGGACATGCATTCCAGCATACGATTCAGGATGCCCTCACCCGCTTGGCACGTATGCAAGGTAAAAATGCGCTTTGGCAGGTCGGCACAGATCACGCCGGTATAGCGACACAGATGGTGGTTGAACGTAAATTAGCCGTTGAAAATCAACCTACGCGCGTCGAGATGGGCCGCGATGCCTTTATTGAAAAAGTGTGGGATTGGAAAGAACAATCCGGTGGTACCATCACCGAGCAAATGCGCCGCCTTGGCAACTCCGTTGACTGGGAAAACGAACGTTTTACCATGGATGACGGATTCTACAGTGCCGTCCAAGAGGTTTTCGTTCGCCTATACGACGACAAACTGATTTATCGCGGAAAACGCCTGGTCAATTGGGATCCTAAATTCCACACCGCCATTTCAGATCTGGAAGTCGAAAACACCGACGAAAAAGGTTTCATGTGGGAGTTTAAATACCCACTGGCCGATGGCGCTAAAACCAACGACGGCAAAGATTACCTGGTTGTTGCCACGACTCGCCCAGAAACCATGCTGGGTGATTCCGGCGTTGCAGTACATCCGGATGATGAACGCTACAACAACCTGATAGGAAAATTTGTAGAACTACCACTAGTAGGCCGCCGTATTTTGATTGTGGGCGATACCCATGTTGACCCGGAATTCGGTACCGGCTGTGTAAAAACCACCCCGGCACATGATTTTAATGACTACGAAATTGGTAAACGTCACCAGCTACCGATGTTCAACATCTTCGATAAAGATGCTGCCGTATTGGCTGAAGCGGAAGCCTACAATTCAGACGGCAGCGAAAACACCGAACTGGATACACAACTACCCGAAGAATTTGCCGGTTTAGATCGCTATAAAGCACGTAAAGCGATCATTGCGAAACTGGACGAGCTCGGCCTGCTTGTAAGCGTCAACGACCATGCATTGAAAGTGCCTCGCGGCGATCGCTCTGGCTTGGTTATCGAACCCATGCTGACAGATCAGTGGTTTGTTGATGCCAAGACACTGGCAAAACCGGCTATTGAAGCGGTAGAAGGTGGCGATATTCAGTTTGTGCCGAAGCAATACGAAAATATGTATTTCTCCTGGATGCGTGACATTCAAGACTGGTGTATTTCTCGCCAACTCTGGTGGGGCCATCGAATTCCTGCGTGGTATGACGCTGAAGGCAATGTCTATGTCGGTGCCAGCGAAGCCGACGTCCGCGAAAAACACAATATCGCGAGCGACATCGAACTCAAGCAGGACGACGACGTTCTCGATACTTGGTTCAGTTCGGCATTATGGACATTCGGCACACTCGGCTGGCCTGAAATGACTGAGCGCCTAAAAACGTTCCACCCGACCGACGTGTTAGTGACCGGATTTGATATTATCTTCTTCTGGGTTGCACGCATGATCATGATGACCATGCACTTCATGAAAGACGAAGATGGCAAATCACAGGTACCGTTTAAAACGGTCTATGTTACCGGCCTTATTCGTGACGAAGCCGGCCAAAAAATGTCCAAATCAAAAGGCAATGTGTTGGATCCGCTGGATATGATCGACGGCATCGACCTTGAGACCCTGCTGACCAAACGTACCGGCAACATGATGCAGCCACAGCTTGCTGAAAAGATTGGCAAGCGCACGAAAAAAGAATTCCCTGACGGCATCGAAGAACACGGCACCGACGCCCTTCGCTTTACCCTGGCGGCATTAGCTTCTACCGGTCGCGACATTAACTGGGACATGAAACGCCTCGAAGGCTATCGTAATTTCTGCAACAAGATCTGGAATGCGACGCGCTATGTGCTGACCAACACAGAGGATCAGGATTGTGGTCAAACAGGCTCGGCGTACACATTATCGACAACTGACGAATGGATTCTCAGCCGGCTTCAGCAGTGTATTCAAGAAGTAACCGCTGCATTTGACTCCTATCGCTTTGATTTGGCCAGCCAAGCCATCTTCGATTTTGTCAAAAACGAGTATTGCGACTGGTATATCGAGCTGTCAAAACCGATTCTGTTTAATGATGAAGCAGACGCTGAACAGTTGATTGGCACCCGCAAAACCTTGGTCACTGTTCTTGAGACCATTCTACGTATTGCGCACCCGATTATGCCTTTTATCACTGAAAGCATCTGGCAGCGCGTAAAACCTCTGGCAGGCGTATCCGGTGATACTATCATGCTGCAAGCCTACCCAACCGCTAACGACGCGCTAATCAATTCTGAAGCAACTGCGACAGTTGAGTGGCTCAAAGGCGTTATCGTTGGCGTTCGTAACATCCGCGGCGAGTTGAACATCCCACCATCCAAAGCGCTGGATCTCTACCTGCTGGACGGCAACGACAGCGACAAAGCCAATCTGCAAGACAATACGCAGTATCTGCAGCGTTTAGCCAAATTAGAAAACATCACCTGGCTGAATACAGGCGACGAAGCACCCATGGCCGCAACCCAGTTGGTCGGTAACATGAAAGTGCTTGTGCCACTGGCAGGCAACATCGATACCGACAAAGAACTCGCCCGCCTCAACAAAGAGATTGAAAAAATCCTCAAGGATAAATCCCGCGTTGAAGGTAAGTTGTCGAATCAAAAATTTGTTGCGAATGCACCTGCAGATGTCGTTGAAAAAGAAAAAGCCAAGTTGGCCGGCTATGATGAAGCTGTCGAAAATCTTGAACAACAACGAGAAAAATTGTCCGCTCTGGCCTGA
- the holC gene encoding DNA polymerase III subunit chi gives MTKVDFYLVPETDLTGRYQFACKLVQKTFRLGHRIYIHCPDEPSARQLDEVLWRFQTQAFLPHQLMDGNTAGNAGDSDANDDICIGWQSPPQDHHDLLINLTDRIEPFFSRFQRVSEVLNSDEQVLALGRENFKAYRHKNYPLNWHDMRR, from the coding sequence ATGACAAAGGTTGATTTCTATTTGGTTCCTGAAACTGATCTCACTGGGCGTTATCAATTCGCCTGTAAGCTGGTTCAGAAAACTTTTCGACTAGGGCATCGGATTTACATCCATTGCCCTGACGAACCCTCTGCCCGGCAACTAGACGAAGTGCTTTGGCGCTTCCAGACGCAAGCCTTTTTGCCCCATCAATTGATGGACGGCAACACCGCTGGCAACGCAGGCGATAGCGATGCGAATGATGACATCTGCATCGGCTGGCAATCACCGCCACAAGACCATCACGACTTACTCATCAACCTCACAGACCGTATTGAACCATTTTTTTCGCGGTTTCAGCGTGTTTCTGAAGTGCTTAACAGTGATGAGCAAGTCCTCGCGCTAGGTCGTGAAAACTTCAAAGCCTATCGGCACAAAAATTACCCGCTTAATTGGCATGACATGCGACGTTAG
- the pepA gene encoding Cytosol aminopeptidase: MDFIIKPQNSWAKTNTDCLVMPLFDTSKASALFAAVDKEMGGVLSRLKKTKELSNKAGKVTTLYAPESASFKTLVTVGCGKKSDISAFRKNMTAAVNAVRATQSRNATVLLDAFDTEDADENTLIKHAANLWAIADYRYDETLSKKAEATRLKKVYLTSTLSAAKAKALASQGSAMAEGAKVAMNLGNLPGNICTPSYLANQAKLLAENYDTITTKILNESDMKKLGMGSLLSVTAGTEEPAKFIIMDYQGAAKKTKPTVLVGKGVTFDSGGISIKPGARMDEMKYDMCGAASVFGTINAVAQLDLKINLICVVGAVENMPSGKATKPGDVITSMSGKTIEVLNTDAEGRLVLCDALTYVERYKPKAVIDIATLTGACVVALGQHAAGLYANDEKLSADLKTAGDETYDRAWPMPLWAEYDKQLDSKFADIGNIGGPEAGSVTAACFLSRFTGEYRWAHLDIAGAAWKSGAAKGATGRPVSLLTQYLINNG, from the coding sequence ATGGACTTTATCATCAAACCACAGAACAGCTGGGCAAAGACCAATACCGATTGCCTGGTTATGCCCTTGTTTGACACGAGTAAAGCATCTGCACTTTTTGCGGCGGTTGATAAAGAAATGGGCGGTGTTTTAAGTCGCCTGAAAAAAACGAAAGAACTCTCTAACAAAGCTGGCAAAGTCACGACACTCTACGCGCCTGAATCCGCCAGCTTTAAAACACTCGTTACCGTGGGTTGCGGAAAGAAATCCGACATTAGCGCCTTCCGCAAAAATATGACCGCCGCCGTCAACGCAGTACGTGCGACCCAATCTCGCAATGCGACAGTTTTGCTTGATGCATTCGATACTGAAGATGCCGATGAAAATACCCTGATCAAACATGCCGCTAATTTATGGGCTATTGCTGATTACCGTTACGACGAAACGCTGTCTAAAAAAGCAGAAGCAACACGACTGAAGAAAGTCTATCTGACTTCAACATTGAGTGCCGCGAAGGCGAAAGCACTCGCTAGCCAAGGCAGCGCAATGGCAGAAGGCGCAAAAGTCGCCATGAACTTGGGGAATCTCCCCGGCAACATCTGCACCCCCAGCTACTTGGCAAATCAAGCAAAGTTACTTGCTGAAAATTACGACACAATCACCACTAAGATCCTTAACGAATCTGACATGAAGAAGCTTGGCATGGGGTCGCTTCTGAGCGTGACCGCGGGCACTGAAGAGCCCGCCAAGTTTATCATCATGGACTATCAGGGCGCCGCAAAAAAAACCAAGCCTACTGTACTCGTTGGGAAAGGCGTAACATTCGATAGCGGCGGCATCTCAATCAAGCCTGGCGCACGTATGGATGAAATGAAGTACGATATGTGTGGTGCAGCGAGTGTTTTCGGAACAATAAACGCCGTCGCTCAACTGGATCTGAAAATCAATCTTATTTGTGTTGTTGGCGCCGTCGAAAACATGCCATCGGGTAAAGCGACCAAACCTGGTGATGTCATCACTAGTATGTCTGGCAAAACCATTGAAGTGCTCAATACGGATGCTGAAGGCCGCTTGGTATTGTGTGACGCTTTGACTTATGTTGAACGTTATAAACCTAAAGCAGTTATCGATATCGCAACACTTACCGGTGCCTGCGTTGTCGCGCTGGGTCAACATGCTGCTGGCCTTTATGCTAATGACGAAAAGCTCTCTGCCGACCTGAAAACCGCCGGTGACGAAACCTACGATCGCGCATGGCCGATGCCACTGTGGGCAGAATATGACAAACAGCTCGACAGTAAATTTGCCGATATCGGCAACATTGGCGGCCCAGAAGCTGGCTCAGTTACTGCAGCGTGTTTTCTCTCGCGTTTTACCGGCGAATACCGCTGGGCGCACCTTGATATCGCTGGCGCAGCCTGGAAAAGCGGCGCAGCCAAAGGCGCAACCGGTCGCCCTGTAAGCCTACTGACTCAATACTTGATCAATAACGGCTAA
- the eco gene encoding Ecotin produces MTKHIKKQLHTFGFMALLLAGTQALADKDDIHMFPEADKNQDRFVIRVPEQEDESLFKLEIVASRLQKADCNLRALRGELDQESVKGWGYSYYELEDVKPGPSTMMACPQPAKKRYVPIVGKEFTLRYNSRLPYVIYVPKGIDVKFRIWRTTLDAESASKI; encoded by the coding sequence ATGACAAAGCACATAAAAAAGCAGCTGCATACCTTTGGTTTTATGGCCTTGCTATTGGCAGGTACACAAGCGCTGGCGGATAAAGACGACATTCATATGTTTCCGGAAGCCGACAAAAATCAAGATCGTTTTGTCATTCGCGTACCTGAACAAGAAGATGAAAGCCTTTTCAAACTTGAGATTGTCGCCAGCAGATTACAAAAAGCCGACTGCAATCTTCGCGCACTGCGCGGGGAATTGGATCAAGAATCTGTCAAAGGATGGGGATACAGCTATTACGAACTGGAAGATGTAAAACCGGGGCCTTCAACGATGATGGCCTGCCCCCAACCCGCCAAAAAACGTTATGTCCCGATCGTTGGTAAGGAATTTACCTTACGCTACAACAGCCGCTTACCTTACGTCATTTATGTTCCCAAAGGCATTGATGTCAAATTCCGAATCTGGCGCACCACCTTGGATGCGGAATCTGCGAGTAAGATATAA
- the novN gene encoding Decarbamoylnovobiocin carbamoyltransferase gives MKILGVSAFYHDSAAAIIDQGVIIAAAQEERFSRVKNDSEFPKNAILFCLKRASCTLSDIDAIVFYDKPFLKFERLIETYVTTAPKGFRSFSKSMPIWLKEKLFLKRTIVSDLVSIGAERSIVEKLYFSDHHTSHAASAFYPSGYKEAVILTMDGVGEWATTTVSIGKDNKIERVKEIRFPHSMGLLYSAFTYYTGFKVNSGEYKLMGLAPYGKPIFTDEIKQHLVDIKPDGSFRLNLYYFDYMTGLKMVNRRFERLFGRPARREQDSLEQFHMDIASSIQHVLEEVVLKIGQSIADEYKIGNLCLAGGVALNCVANGKLQAANIFDNIWVQPAAGDAGGALGAALALWHDEFGQPKCDTKDSMQGSYLGPDYSQTEIIACLKRNNASFKEANEEDLLNYVALALAENKVVGWFQGRSEFGPRALGNRSILANPQSEDMQQQLNLKVKFRESFRPFAPAVLAEEAHEWFSVDSPAPYMQFVKPVHQKKQKIIKNESKDSLLLRLSQIRSDIPAVTHVDYSARVQTVDGNYNPKFYQLIKVFKSLTGCPILINTSFNVRGEPIVNSPDDAYHCFLNTNIDLLVLGNCLIESR, from the coding sequence ATGAAAATCCTCGGTGTTTCGGCGTTCTATCATGACAGCGCTGCAGCGATTATCGACCAAGGTGTGATTATCGCCGCAGCACAAGAAGAACGTTTCAGCCGCGTTAAAAATGATTCCGAGTTTCCGAAAAATGCAATATTATTCTGCCTAAAGCGAGCCAGCTGCACCCTATCGGATATCGATGCCATTGTCTTCTATGACAAGCCATTCCTAAAATTTGAACGTCTTATCGAAACCTACGTGACCACAGCGCCAAAGGGCTTTCGTTCATTTTCAAAATCAATGCCTATATGGTTAAAGGAAAAATTGTTCCTAAAACGAACTATCGTCAGCGATTTAGTATCAATCGGAGCAGAACGATCAATCGTTGAAAAGCTATATTTCTCAGACCATCATACTAGCCACGCGGCAAGCGCATTTTATCCTTCAGGCTACAAAGAGGCTGTCATTTTGACGATGGACGGTGTCGGAGAATGGGCAACAACAACTGTCAGCATAGGTAAAGACAACAAAATTGAACGCGTCAAGGAAATCAGATTCCCCCATTCAATGGGCCTCCTATATTCCGCATTCACCTATTACACGGGATTTAAGGTTAACTCTGGCGAATACAAATTAATGGGATTAGCCCCTTACGGCAAACCTATTTTTACAGACGAAATAAAACAACACCTAGTCGACATTAAACCAGACGGCTCCTTTCGCTTAAACCTCTACTATTTCGACTATATGACTGGGCTAAAAATGGTCAACCGTCGATTCGAGCGCTTGTTCGGTCGCCCAGCAAGGAGAGAGCAGGATTCCTTAGAACAGTTTCATATGGATATCGCCTCATCGATTCAGCACGTACTCGAAGAAGTCGTTTTAAAAATAGGCCAATCAATCGCCGACGAATACAAGATCGGAAACCTTTGCCTAGCTGGTGGCGTCGCTCTAAATTGCGTCGCGAATGGAAAATTACAAGCTGCGAATATTTTCGACAATATTTGGGTTCAACCAGCCGCTGGAGATGCTGGCGGAGCGCTAGGTGCAGCCCTCGCGCTTTGGCATGACGAATTTGGCCAACCCAAATGCGATACGAAAGACTCTATGCAGGGTAGCTATCTTGGGCCCGATTACTCCCAAACAGAAATCATCGCTTGCCTTAAAAGGAATAACGCCTCATTCAAAGAAGCTAATGAGGAAGACCTACTCAATTATGTTGCACTCGCACTCGCAGAAAACAAAGTCGTCGGATGGTTTCAGGGGCGCTCTGAGTTTGGACCAAGAGCGCTTGGCAATCGATCGATACTTGCCAACCCACAATCAGAGGACATGCAGCAACAATTAAATCTCAAAGTAAAATTCAGGGAATCATTTAGACCTTTCGCCCCAGCGGTATTAGCGGAAGAAGCGCACGAGTGGTTTTCAGTCGATTCACCTGCACCCTATATGCAGTTTGTAAAACCTGTACACCAAAAAAAACAAAAAATCATCAAAAATGAATCTAAAGATTCTCTATTATTACGACTTTCTCAAATTCGCTCAGACATCCCAGCAGTCACTCATGTTGACTACTCAGCACGCGTACAAACCGTAGATGGCAATTACAATCCAAAATTCTATCAATTGATAAAAGTGTTTAAATCACTCACCGGCTGCCCAATATTGATCAACACCAGTTTCAATGTCCGCGGCGAGCCCATTGTTAACTCACCTGACGATGCCTACCACTGCTTTCTGAATACCAATATTGATTTACTTGTACTTGGTAATTGCCTGATTGAAAGTCGATAA